ATCCTTGGACAATTGCTCGACCTTGGCATCGGCCTTCCGCTTGGCTTCAAGCGCCTTGGCCTCGGCCTGCTCGGCCGCGGCCAGCTTGGCCTGCGCGGCGTTCACCGCCTCGTCGGCCTTCGTCTTGTCGCCGGTCGCCGTGGCCTGCTGCTGCTTGGCCGCGGCCAGCTCCTTCTCGGCGGCCGCCTTGTCGCTCGCGGCCTGCTTCGCGTCCGCGTCGGCCCGGTCGGCCTTCTTCTGCGCATCACTGATGGCGGTATCCGCCTGATCGGCCTTCTTCTGCGCGTCCGTGGTCTGCTTGTCGGCCGCGTCGATATCGGTCTGGGCCTTGTCGGCGTCCTGCTGATGGGAGGCGGATTCGGCCGTGGCCTCATCCTTCGCGGTCTGTGCGGTCTGCTTGTCGGCTTCTGCCTTCGACTGGTTGTCGGATGCCTGTTGCATGGCCTTGTTGGCGTCGTTGATGGCGTTGGACGCGGCGTTCGCGGCCTGCTGGGCGGCGGCGATCTTGTCGGCCGTGTCGGTCGCATCCTGTGCGGCCTGCTGCTGGGCCTTGCTGGCATCGTCATAATTCTTCTGGGCCTGCTGCTGGCCGTTCGCGGCTGTCTGCTGCTGGGCGGCGGCGGCGTCGAGGTTCCGCTTGGCGGTGTCCAACGCGGCTGCGGCGGCGTCGGCCTTCGCCTGCGCCTCGGTCACGCCGGTAGGCGCGGCCTGCGCGATCGCCTGATTGGCGTCCGCCGTGCTTTGTCGGGCCTGCGCGACACTGTCCTGCGCCTGCGCGATCGCCTGACCGGCCTGATCCGTGGTCGTGGTCTCGTCGGCCATGGCGACCGCGGGGGCGGCGAGCGTGGCGAGCGTGGCCGTCGCGGCCACCGCGACTGATGTGAGTTTGCGTGACATGTTCGAATCCTTTCTTCCGGGACTTCCTCATCCAACCCTCCATCATAGGAAAGAGTGGACCATATCCGACGGTCCCGTCTCATCATGCGACGCACGGACCCGCCGGCATGCCCCGTATGCGTCCCGGGCGCATCCGCCATGACATCGCGGACCGGGCGATCCCCGACCCGTTCCCATGGGCGTATGCGGACCATCATCGACATGAATGCGGCGTACAGGCCGCTCCCGCCGCCCGTACGCCTTCCCTAGTCGAGCACCCAATCATCGTCGTCCGGGTCCGCGGCGACGTTCACCGTCGTATCCCCGTCCGCGTCCGACGATTGGTCGACGACGCCCACCTGCTTCGGTTTGGCCGGCAGCAGATCCGACCAGTCGACCGGCGTCGCGTCCGGCACGCCCGCCATGCGGGCCCGCACGTCCGCGTTCGGACCGCACCACCAGCATTGCACCATCTGCAGGCCGCGCCCCATGCGCTCGTACACGCCCCTGCCTTTCGGCATGCCGCCCGAATCCATGGCCTGACGGATCAGCCGGCCCCCCCTCCCTCTCGTTCCGCGCGCTCACGTTCCCCCTCACGTCGCCCGCGCCGACGAACAGGCGGCCCATCTGGCTCTTCGCCAGCCCCGCGTCCGGCAAAGCGTCCATGCTCTCCGCCTTCATCATCTGCGAGCCCAGGATCATCGTGATCCCCTGGGAGCGATGCTGGGTGAGGATATGGCTCACCGACGCGCCGATCCGGCGTTTCAGCCGGTCGCGCCACGCGTCCATCATGATCATGTTGTCCACATCCGGGTCGCCCGTCGGATTCCGTTTCACGCCCTTCGACAGTTCCAGGAGGCTCACGAACTCGTCCAGGAACACGATGATGCGCGGCGGGCGGATGCCGGCCGGCAGCATGTCGATGTTCTCCGCCCCATGCTCCTTCTGCAATGCGAGCCGGCGCCGCCCCTCACGGTCGATCCAGTCGAGCATGGCCGCGCACTCGTCCAACCCGGTCGCGAACCCGGACAGTTTGCCTTTCACGGGCGCGAAATCGTTGCCCGACTTCACCGGATCGCCGACGAACGCCTGCCAGCCGTGCAACAGGGCGGCGTTCACCAGGGTGACGGCCGCGCTCGTCTTGCCGCTCATCGTCTGCCCGGTGATCAGCAGATGCGCCGTGTCATGAGGGTCGAACAGGACCGTGCGCCCGTCGTCGCCGACCGCGAACGGCAGGCCCGTCGAATCCGGGTCCGCGCCCATGAGCCGCCAGTCCGCCATGACCCGTTCCGGCAGCGGATCCATGCGTGACAGGAGGAGCGTGAGCGGCGCATCTCCCCTGACGCGGCGCGCGTACATGAACCCGCCGGTCGCGCGGAACGCGTCCAGACGGCCCATCGCGCCCTCCACGCCCAGGCCGGCCGGCAGGGCGAACGACGCCTTGACGAGCCGGCCGCCCCCGTCCTCGACGCGCAGCGTGGTCACGGGACGCCCGTCCGCGCCCGTCGCCTTGGACGCGGCCCACGCCTCGTCCAGGCGCAGCCTGATCATCCGGTCCATGTCCCGGCGGGAACGCCAGTCGCGCGCGTCCATGCTCGGCACGCCGCCCGCCCACAGGATCGCATGCCCCTGGTCGCGCCACTCCCACAGCGTCTCGTCCGCACCCATCGCGCTTTTCAGACGTTCCTGCACGCGACGCAGATCCGACGCGGTCAGCCCGCCCTCCAGGCGGATCGGGATACGCCATGCGCTGTTCGCGCCCACGCCCAACTGGCTTGCGGCCCCGACCGTGGGCGGCGTCTTCAGGGCGAGCGCGCACGCGTGCGACACGATGACGCGCGCCAGGAGGCTGCGCGCCCTCGAATCGCCGGTCAGGGCGCGCAGCGTGTCCGGCATCCCCCGGTTGTCGTCCGTGTTGGGCGCGTGCACGAACTGGAGGAGCCGGGAGCGGGGCCGGTCTCCTTCCAGCCAGGGCAGGAAGTCCGCGATCGGGCTTTCCGAGAACGCGCCGCGCAGGTTCGAACGCATGTAGTCGGCGGCCGTGTACGCGCGGCCTATCGCCATCGCGTACGATGTGATCCGCCAGCCGGCCGGATCGGCGATGATTTCCGTGTTGTCGTGGAAGATCGTTTCGGGGGCGGGCAGTTTCACGGGTTCCAGGCCGCCCGACATGATCGATTTCAACCGTTTGTCCTCGCCGATCAGCCGCATGTAGCGGACCGGATCGTCATGGCGGCGGGTCAGCGTGTCGGACATGAGCGGCCGCATCGTCTCCACGTCCCATTCATAGGAGTCCCAGTCCGCGTCCACGCTCACCCAGCCGTGCCCGCCGCCCGGATCCGCGGTCACCAGTATGTTCTCCGTGTTCATCCAGTCGCCGAACGCGCCGGGCGCGGCCCCCTTCAGCCAGTCGCGGGAGATCATGTCCCAGTCGGCGTTCGACCCGTCGATGCGGAACGAGCGGACCGCGGGCCTGCCGTCCCGGGACGCGACGATCCTCACGTCCGTGACGCGTCCGGGGAACGCGCCGTACATGGCGCCCATGCGCGTCTCGTCGACCATGAGGCGCGCTTCGAGCATCGTCCGGTCGGCGAGCAGGTCCGCCGGGTCGGGCGCGTCCGCGGGGCAGACGGCGACCGTGACCCGCGTCCTGTCGCGCCCCATGAACGCGAAGCCCGCAAGCATGCCGTCCGCCTGGGTGACGGGCGTGAACGTCTTCATGGTCGAATCGTTCGCCCATTGGACGGCGTTCGACACGTCCAGTTGGAAGACGCGCGACCCGTCCGCGCCGACACGCGTGTCGTGCGCGCCGCCGGGCAGCGCGTCGAACGGCGGCTTGTTCAGGCCCGCGATCCACCGGCCGACCATGAGGCGGCTCTCATAATCCGTATGGAAGCGTTTCCGGTTCGCCCGCCATGCGGGCCACATGGGGGCGGCGGCGCCCAGGCACATGAGCATGGGCATGGGCCACCAGACGCCCGTCCACGCGGATTGGAGGACGCCGAGAACGAGTCCCGCGCCCAGTCCCGTGAGTATCCACGGCAGCCGTTTCCTCGCCCATCTGACGCGCATGCGCCGCATGTTCGAATCCAGGCCGCGCACGGTGCAGGTCATGTCGCGGCGCTGCTGGCCGACGCCCATGACGGCCAGCCAGCAGGCCAGCATGTCCGCGCCCGCCATGATCGGACGCCACGTGCCGGACGCGGACGATATCCACCCGTAGTCGAGGCATGCGATCGCCATGGCGGGCATCGCGTCCGCATACAGGGGAGACAGCCCGCCGTCGAGCCAACGGGAGGCGCGACGCCATGACGCCTCCATGCGCCGCTCCCTCTCGTCCCCGGGCGCCGGCCGGCCGTCCAGACCCTTGCCGGACAGGACGGGACGCCGGGCCGTCAGACGGGCCGCCAGCCAGCCCAGACACCAGACGGTCATGCCCGGCAGACGGAACGCGGTCAGCATGAGCGCGACGACGAGCGTGAGGACACGGACGAACGCGTGCGGGCTGGACGGTTCGTCCCGTTTCGTTTTCGGCCGCGACCGGCCGTTCCGACGGTATGCCATGCGCGCCGCCTATGCCGGCCCGCGCATAGGCGCCCCCGCAGACGACCACGGAAAGGAGCCATCATGGGCGTGGACAGGAACGGGAGGAGCCACAGGCCGAGCGGACTGCCGCAGGGGTATGCGGGCACGTTCGACAGGACGGGCGGGGATGCGGGCGGCGACGTGGCCCCGCCCGACCCGCTGATCGCCATGGCGAGCGAAAGCATGCGCATGCGCGCGCTGACCGACCATACACAGGTGAAAAGCGCGTCGGAGACGCGGGGCCTGCTCGACATGGCCGACCATGTCGAATACGGGCCGGACGGCGCGATCCTGTACGACGGGGACGGGAACATCCTGTTCCGTGAGGATCCGTCCGTGCCCGGACTCGACTCGACGGTGATGCGGCACGATCCGAAAACGCAGGCCGCGGTTCGAGCCGCGTTCCAGGCGGACCTGGGCGAATACCCGGCCGCCGGCCGGCGCGCCCTGATCCGTGCCGCGAACCGGCATGCGAGCGCGTATTCACGGCGCCGCGCCATCGATTCGAGCCCGAACCGCAGGTATCTGCCCGCATCCACGATCGCGTCGAGCCTCGCCCGGCGTGCCGACCGGGACACGGCGGACCGGATCCTGCGCGAACTGCACTACGAGGACGCGAACGCGAGCGCGAACGTGATCCGCGCCGGCTACCCGGACGACAAGGCGAGCGCGTTCAAATTCATCAACTACACGAAGATCCGACGCGACAAGGACGGCAGGCCGGTGCACGGCGAATGGACCGACCGGGACGGGAAGCGCAAGAGCGGGATCATGCCCGAACCGCGGGGGGCCGCGTCCCGCGCCTACCTCAGGATGCTGTACCAGCCGACCGACGGCGTCCCCTCGAAGCAGGAGTGCGACCGCATGGCCCACGTGTTCGCCCGCATGGACGATCCGGACATCCAGGCCAGGGCGTTCTGGAACCTGTGCCACGGCAACGCGAACCCGGACGACCGGTGGGACGACGTGAACTTCGAAATCGGGCTGATCGGCCAGAAAAGGACGGACAGGGGCGGCGCCGCGCTGCTCGACGCGTACAGTCGGCGCAAAGGCGGTCAGGGCAACGCGGCGCGCATGCTCGCCTACAGGAAATGCATGAGCCGTGACGCGGCCGTCCGTTTCCTCGCCATGGACGACATGGACGCGCGGCGCGCGCACACCCAGTACACGCGCCGCCGTCGCAGCAGGACGACGGGGCTCATGGAGGACGTGAAGCCGAAACGGCTCACCGAGATGCGCGCGTTCATCCACGCGGTCTACCAGATCCCCAACCGTGAGGTCGACGAGTACCGGGCCGTACGGGACGCGGACGCGTGACGATCAGGGAAGAAAAGAGGGGGCCGTCCGGTTCCCGCCTGCCCCGATGGGGTTGCGGGACCGGACGGCCCCTCTTCCTGTGCCGGAACGGCCCGTCATGCGACGGGTCGGGGTTCGGCGGGCTCCCAGTCCTCGCCGATCTCCTCCTCGTTGACCCAGTCGCGCTCCCACAGGGAGTAGCCGCCGGCCAGCGCGTATTCCACGCCGGTCAGGCCGTTCAGGTCGGCCACGTGCAACGCGTCCTCCTTGGACGCGCACCATGTGGCGTTCTGCGCGTCCGGCTCCCATGCGCCGTCCGTGCCGTCAAGGTCGGCGTCGTACAGCCATGCGCCGTCCATATCGCGGCGCACCGCGTATTCGACGCCGCCCTTACCGTTCAATCGGACCATGTCGTCTTCCTTTCGTCCATGATTGATGCCGTTTTCCGAAGCCCGCTATGCGTCCCCGCGCAGCATGCGCGTGGATTCGGCGAGCATGAGGGCCGCGAGGCGTCCCGCGGCGCGGATGCGTTCCAGCCGGGCGTCCAGCGTCCCCTCCCCGTCCCCGTCATGGTCGAGGATGAGGCGGATCACGCGTTCCACGTCGCGGGCGAGCGTGGAGTCCAGCCACGCGAACAGGGCGGCCCGTTCCGGCCGGCCTTCGGCCAGTCCGGGCACGTCGGGCACGATCGGCCCGTACGCCTTGCGCGCCGCCGCCCATTGGACGCGCAGCAGTTCCAGCGCGATCGGGCGGATGCGTTCCGTATGCCCGTCGGCGAGCAGGCCGGCGCGGGCGAACGTGAGCGTCAGCTGCGTGAACCCGTATCCGGCGACGTTGAACCCGTGTTCCGACCAGGACGGGTCGTACGGCCTGCGCTCCGCGAGCGTCACCTCCGGCACGGGCTCCGGCTCGGATGCGGCGGATTCCGGCGCCTGTTCCGGCACGGGTTCCGGCTTCGCCTCCGGATCCGTCGCGGGTTCCGTCCCGGATGCGACGGGTTCCGGCTTCGGCGTCGGATTCCACGGATCCTCGCCCGGACCCGAACCCATCCACCGGTCCATCGTCTCACGCCCCTGCGGCGTCTCCCACGGATCCGGCGCCGGGGCGGGCAGGCCCGCGCGAGGACGCGCCACGGCCTCCCCCTCCGGCCCCGAGGGCTTCGCCTCCGCGACGGGGGCGTCCAATCCGAACAGATCAAGCATGACGGGCTCCTTTCCCACATGATTCCAACCGCCGGTATGCGTCCCCGCGAACCCGACGCGCGGATCGTCCGGACCGACGCTCGACAAGGCGTCCCGCCGGCCCGACGGTATGATCCGGGCCAGCGGGCAGGCGCGCGCCACCGGACACCAGGCGCACAGGCCCGACGGCCTCAACGGCAGGACGCCGTCCCCGTCCGCGCCCGTCGCGCGCACAATCCCGTCCCACGCATGATGGAAACGGGACACGGTGTCCGTGCACGCCGCATCCGACAGGTCCGCGGCCGCCCACGCATGATGCTCCACATACACGTCACGCGCCGCACGCACCTCGCACACGCCGTTCGCCTCCAGCATCAGCCGGTACAGGCGCAGCTGGTCCGCATGCCGCCGGCGGGCGTCACGGTACTTCGGCGTGCCGCCCGTCTTCCAATCCACCACCGTGCCGTCCACGTCACGATAGTCCACGGCGCCACGCAACGGGATGCCGTCGACATCCGCCTCCAGATCCTGCTCCAACGCGGCCGGCTCCAACACGCGGCCCAACGCGTCCGTCAAAACGAACCCCGACAGCTTCGCCGCCGCGGCCCCCACCCAATCATCCTGCGTGGCGGGCGAACCGTCCGGCATCGCCACGCCGGGCGGGATCGGCTCATCGCCCCAACCCCGCGCCCTCCACCGCTCGTACTCCACGCCGACGCCCCTGGCGCACAGGGCCCGCCAATCCGGGGCGACACGATCCGGCGTACGGCAGGCAAGCTCCAACGCGGCGTGCGCGATGCCGCCCAGGACGAGCGGACTGCCCCACAGACGGGGCTTCGGCATCAGCTTCTCCGCCGCCCAACGCGCCGGGCACGACATCCACTTGTCCAACGCGCTGAACGACGCGTGCGAGGGACGCGCCAGACGCGCACGGGCGACACCCGCCCCCATATCGAACGTCATCAACAGTTCATCACTCATACGCGCGCTTATGCGTCCCCCGAAAAAAAACAGGCCGGGGCCCGCCGGCCCCCTCCCGGAAAAGGAAAGGGACGACGGGTCCCGGCCCATGTCGCCGCCGGTTCAGGCGGCGAGCCTCCACGCATGGTCCAGGCACTCCCACAAGGGGCAGTACCGGCGCGACGCCCACTCGAACCCCCTGAACGGGGGGACGGTCAGCCGCGGGTCGATCCGCGCGAGCTCCCTGTCGCACAACGGGACGCCCAGACGGCGCAGCCACGGCAGACGCGCCATCGCCGCCCTCACCATGCGCGCGTCATACGAGCCGTCCGCCGACGGCCGGGGCAGCGCATGATGTTCGGACAGGAGCGGGAGGAACGATTCCGGCACGTCCAAAAGACGCGCCGTCTGGCCCGCGGCCAGCATGCCCGGCATCACCATCAGGCCAACCCCCTGACCGCATCCACATCCAGGCCGGGCGCGGCGGACGCCAGCGCGTACTGCAGGTCGGTGGGCGACGAGCCCGTCGGCTTGACCGAACCCGCCAGATCCGGGTCGAGCGCGAGCGCGACCCTGGCGGCGCGCCTGACGCCCGCCATGTCCTTCTCCAACGCCTGGCCGACCAGGATCGCGCGTCGCAGCGGATCCGTCTCGTCATGCCATGCGACAAGCAGGCCGACCGGCGCCGACAGGCCGCCCTTCAACACGGCCAGGGCGAGACGGTCCGCATCGTCCGCGTCCACGTCCGCGGCGGACGCGACCACGCGGCGCGTCCGCCCGTCGTCCAGCAGGGCCAGCGCCTCGCGCGCCTGACGCACCCGATCCGCGGTCCACGCGAACGCGGGGCGCGCGCGTTTCGGACGCGGCCTCGCCTCCACGGCCTTCGGCTCCGCCGGCCCCGCGTCGGCCTGCGGTTCCGGCGCGGCCGGAACATCCGGCACGGGTTCCGGC
This DNA window, taken from Bifidobacterium longum subsp. longum JCM 1217, encodes the following:
- a CDS encoding FtsK/SpoIIIE domain-containing protein produces the protein MAYRRNGRSRPKTKRDEPSSPHAFVRVLTLVVALMLTAFRLPGMTVWCLGWLAARLTARRPVLSGKGLDGRPAPGDERERRMEASWRRASRWLDGGLSPLYADAMPAMAIACLDYGWISSASGTWRPIMAGADMLACWLAVMGVGQQRRDMTCTVRGLDSNMRRMRVRWARKRLPWILTGLGAGLVLGVLQSAWTGVWWPMPMLMCLGAAAPMWPAWRANRKRFHTDYESRLMVGRWIAGLNKPPFDALPGGAHDTRVGADGSRVFQLDVSNAVQWANDSTMKTFTPVTQADGMLAGFAFMGRDRTRVTVAVCPADAPDPADLLADRTMLEARLMVDETRMGAMYGAFPGRVTDVRIVASRDGRPAVRSFRIDGSNADWDMISRDWLKGAAPGAFGDWMNTENILVTADPGGGHGWVSVDADWDSYEWDVETMRPLMSDTLTRRHDDPVRYMRLIGEDKRLKSIMSGGLEPVKLPAPETIFHDNTEIIADPAGWRITSYAMAIGRAYTAADYMRSNLRGAFSESPIADFLPWLEGDRPRSRLLQFVHAPNTDDNRGMPDTLRALTGDSRARSLLARVIVSHACALALKTPPTVGAASQLGVGANSAWRIPIRLEGGLTASDLRRVQERLKSAMGADETLWEWRDQGHAILWAGGVPSMDARDWRSRRDMDRMIRLRLDEAWAASKATGADGRPVTTLRVEDGGGRLVKASFALPAGLGVEGAMGRLDAFRATGGFMYARRVRGDAPLTLLLSRMDPLPERVMADWRLMGADPDSTGLPFAVGDDGRTVLFDPHDTAHLLITGQTMSGKTSAAVTLVNAALLHGWQAFVGDPVKSGNDFAPVKGKLSGFATGLDECAAMLDWIDREGRRRLALQKEHGAENIDMLPAGIRPPRIIVFLDEFVSLLELSKGVKRNPTGDPDVDNMIMMDAWRDRLKRRIGASVSHILTQHRSQGITMILGSQMMKAESMDALPDAGLAKSQMGRLFVGAGDVRGNVSARNEREGGPADPSGHGFGRHAERQGRVRAHGARPADGAMLVVRSERGRAGPHGGRAGRDAGRLVGSAAGQTEAGGRRRPIVGRGRGYDGERRRGPGRR
- a CDS encoding PD-(D/E)XK nuclease family protein; protein product: MSDELLMTFDMGAGVARARLARPSHASFSALDKWMSCPARWAAEKLMPKPRLWGSPLVLGGIAHAALELACRTPDRVAPDWRALCARGVGVEYERWRARGWGDEPIPPGVAMPDGSPATQDDWVGAAAAKLSGFVLTDALGRVLEPAALEQDLEADVDGIPLRGAVDYRDVDGTVVDWKTGGTPKYRDARRRHADQLRLYRLMLEANGVCEVRAARDVYVEHHAWAAADLSDAACTDTVSRFHHAWDGIVRATGADGDGVLPLRPSGLCAWCPVARACPLARIIPSGRRDALSSVGPDDPRVGFAGTHTGGWNHVGKEPVMLDLFGLDAPVAEAKPSGPEGEAVARPRAGLPAPAPDPWETPQGRETMDRWMGSGPGEDPWNPTPKPEPVASGTEPATDPEAKPEPVPEQAPESAASEPEPVPEVTLAERRPYDPSWSEHGFNVAGYGFTQLTLTFARAGLLADGHTERIRPIALELLRVQWAAARKAYGPIVPDVPGLAEGRPERAALFAWLDSTLARDVERVIRLILDHDGDGEGTLDARLERIRAAGRLAALMLAESTRMLRGDA